GCTTTTTATTTATATATTTATTCTTGATTTTTCAACTGATTTTCATAAGCTTCAATCATTCTCTTAACCATCTGTCCACCAATAGGGCCGCCTTCAGAGCCATTCTGTTTTGCTGTCAAATCTCCCTTGTAGTGGTCGTTGTTCTCTTTTG
This region of Clostridium sp. BNL1100 genomic DNA includes:
- a CDS encoding alpha/beta-type small acid-soluble spore protein; protein product: MSRPKTPLVEDSREALTRFKMECAAEIGRTQFTKENNDHYKGDLTAKQNGSEGGPIGGQMVKRMIEAYENQLKNQE